One Pseudomonas sp. C27(2019) DNA window includes the following coding sequences:
- the mgtA gene encoding magnesium-translocating P-type ATPase encodes MNIFKHYFERYLAARKSRHLFRRRSILESISRGKRNERPSDTLNRRLLGEARADLDELLARLGSSVQGLTEAEAEALREQHGFNEVEHESAVRWWRHLWLSYNNPFNLLLTLLALVSVFTKDLQGAVVITIMVVLATLMRFFQERRSNRAADALKEQVSNTASVRRRASEDIEPSGHHRFQSTIEIPMKELVPGDIVHLSAGDMIPADCRVLTATDLFLSQSGMTGESLPVEKFVSVRAATESALAMDNLVFMGTNVISGTASAVVLATGNNTYFGTLARRVTRVATAVDVNAFQLGVNKVSWMLIRFALIMVPLVLFINGFTKGDWPEALLFALSVAVGLTPEMLPMIVTSTMARGAVMLSRRQVIVKRLDAIQSFGAMDVLCTDKTGTLTQDKIALARHIDVEGQQCDQVLGFAYLNSYFQTGLKNLLDRAVLDHVELKTEMDVVRNYRKVDEIPFDFARRRMSVVISEREEHHELISKGAAEEMFAVCSHVQYGGEVYPLDDSRETHLKEVLRELNESGLRVIAVAMKEIPPDQIVYSKADESGLTLIGYIAFLDPPKESTAPALQALAEHGVDVKIITGDNELVAAEVSRQVGLEVKGLVLGAHVDAMDDHALAQVVKSTTIFARMSPLNKERVVYCLRDLGHVVGFMGDGVNDAPALRAADIGISVDGAVDIAKEAADIILLERSLMVLKDGVIEGRKTFSNMLKYIRMTVSSNFGNVFSIVVASVFLPFLPMLPLQLLVQNLLYDISQIAIPFDNVDKEEVSQPLKWNADGIGRFMLFFGPLSSVFDILTFTIMWYVFMANSVAEQALFQSGWFVVGLLTQTMIVHIIRTPKMAFIESRASVSLLATTLAIMSIGVFLPMGPLAGYFKMQALPWTFFIWLAVILAGYAALTSLMKRYYIRRFGWQ; translated from the coding sequence ATGAATATTTTCAAACACTATTTTGAGCGCTATTTAGCGGCGCGTAAAAGCAGACACCTATTTCGTCGGCGTAGCATTCTTGAATCGATTTCACGGGGTAAGCGTAATGAGCGGCCATCAGACACACTGAACCGCCGCTTGCTAGGTGAGGCACGTGCTGATCTAGATGAGCTGCTGGCGCGGCTTGGCTCTTCGGTGCAGGGCCTGACAGAGGCTGAAGCTGAGGCGTTACGTGAGCAGCACGGGTTTAATGAAGTTGAGCACGAGAGCGCAGTACGTTGGTGGCGGCATCTTTGGCTGAGCTATAATAATCCGTTTAACTTATTGTTAACGCTGCTGGCATTGGTGTCAGTGTTCACTAAGGATCTACAGGGCGCTGTGGTGATCACTATTATGGTGGTACTGGCGACCTTGATGCGATTTTTCCAAGAACGTCGTTCGAATCGTGCTGCGGATGCACTTAAAGAACAGGTGAGTAATACCGCCAGTGTCAGGCGCCGCGCCAGCGAAGACATCGAGCCCAGCGGCCATCATCGCTTCCAGAGCACGATAGAGATTCCCATGAAAGAACTTGTTCCTGGGGATATTGTGCATTTATCGGCTGGCGACATGATTCCAGCGGACTGTCGTGTGCTGACGGCAACAGACCTTTTTTTAAGTCAGTCAGGAATGACTGGGGAGTCGTTGCCAGTAGAGAAATTTGTAAGCGTTAGAGCCGCGACCGAATCTGCACTGGCCATGGATAACCTCGTATTTATGGGTACCAACGTTATTTCCGGTACGGCCAGCGCAGTAGTGTTGGCGACTGGCAATAACACGTATTTTGGCACTCTCGCAAGGCGAGTTACCCGTGTAGCAACTGCAGTTGATGTCAATGCGTTTCAGTTGGGCGTTAATAAAGTCAGTTGGATGTTGATTCGTTTCGCTCTAATTATGGTGCCGTTGGTGCTGTTTATTAACGGTTTCACTAAGGGTGATTGGCCTGAAGCGTTGCTGTTTGCCTTGTCGGTGGCGGTTGGGCTAACCCCCGAAATGCTGCCGATGATTGTCACCTCGACCATGGCCCGCGGTGCGGTGATGTTGTCGCGGCGGCAGGTGATCGTTAAACGTTTGGATGCGATCCAGAGCTTTGGTGCGATGGATGTGCTGTGCACCGATAAAACTGGGACGCTCACCCAAGATAAAATTGCCTTGGCTCGACATATTGATGTGGAAGGTCAGCAGTGCGATCAAGTGCTGGGGTTTGCATACCTCAACAGTTATTTCCAGACGGGGCTGAAAAATCTACTTGATCGCGCGGTGCTGGATCATGTTGAGCTAAAAACAGAGATGGATGTTGTTCGCAACTATCGCAAGGTGGATGAAATTCCATTCGACTTTGCCCGTCGTCGCATGTCGGTGGTGATTTCTGAGCGTGAGGAGCACCATGAGCTGATCAGCAAAGGCGCGGCAGAAGAAATGTTTGCTGTGTGCAGCCATGTGCAATACGGCGGTGAGGTGTATCCACTCGATGATAGCCGTGAGACGCACTTGAAAGAGGTTCTGCGTGAGCTCAATGAGAGTGGTTTACGGGTGATTGCTGTCGCTATGAAGGAAATTCCACCAGATCAGATTGTGTATTCGAAAGCGGATGAGTCAGGCTTGACCCTAATTGGCTATATCGCCTTCCTCGATCCCCCTAAGGAGTCCACGGCACCGGCACTGCAAGCACTTGCAGAGCATGGCGTCGACGTCAAAATAATCACAGGCGATAATGAGTTAGTGGCCGCTGAGGTTTCGCGGCAGGTGGGCTTAGAGGTTAAGGGGCTGGTGCTAGGTGCACATGTCGATGCCATGGACGACCATGCCTTGGCGCAAGTAGTAAAGAGTACGACTATTTTTGCACGGATGTCTCCGCTCAATAAAGAGCGTGTTGTTTATTGTCTGCGTGATTTAGGTCATGTGGTCGGTTTTATGGGTGATGGTGTTAACGATGCACCAGCACTGCGAGCTGCAGATATCGGTATTTCTGTAGATGGTGCGGTGGATATCGCCAAGGAAGCAGCGGATATTATTCTGTTGGAACGCAGTCTGATGGTGCTCAAGGACGGAGTGATTGAAGGCCGTAAGACCTTTAGCAATATGCTCAAATATATTCGCATGACGGTCAGCTCCAACTTCGGCAACGTCTTTTCAATCGTGGTGGCCAGTGTCTTTCTGCCGTTTCTACCGATGCTGCCACTGCAATTGTTGGTGCAGAACTTACTCTATGATATTTCGCAAATTGCTATTCCCTTCGATAACGTTGATAAGGAAGAAGTCAGTCAGCCGCTGAAGTGGAATGCCGACGGCATTGGGCGCTTTATGCTGTTCTTTGGCCCGCTCAGCTCTGTTTTTGACATCCTGACTTTTACGATAATGTGGTATGTATTTATGGCCAATAGCGTTGCAGAGCAAGCGTTGTTCCAGTCGGGTTGGTTTGTCGTGGGTTTGCTGACCCAGACTATGATTGTGCACATTATCCGCACCCCGAAAATGGCCTTTATTGAGAGTCGTGCCTCGGTCTCATTGCTGGCGACAACGTTAGCAATTATGAGCATTGGTGTTTTTTTACCGATGGGACCGTTGGCAGGCTACTTTAAAATGCAAGCCCTGCCGTGGACTTTCTTTATCTGGCTGGCCGTGATTCTTGCTGGCTATGCTGCACTGACATCGCTGATGAAGCGTTATTATATTCGGCGCTTTGGTTGGCAGTGA
- a CDS encoding PAS domain S-box protein, translated as MPTTKMPPELANWLVEQSPDATIYSDTQGNIRVWNAAAEKMFGFSAEQALGQSLDIIIPETLRKMHWRGFDAAIAAGVTKHSGKPMATKALRADGSEFYTEMGFALIFNDQNEVVGTVAQARDITERYEKERTERLRLRELEKQASDKA; from the coding sequence ATGCCTACAACAAAAATGCCCCCTGAGCTTGCAAACTGGTTGGTTGAGCAATCGCCTGATGCAACGATTTACTCAGACACGCAAGGCAATATTCGCGTATGGAACGCTGCAGCTGAAAAAATGTTTGGCTTTTCAGCCGAGCAGGCGTTAGGGCAAAGCTTGGATATCATTATTCCCGAAACTTTGCGCAAAATGCATTGGCGTGGTTTTGATGCTGCTATTGCTGCCGGCGTGACCAAACATAGCGGCAAGCCTATGGCGACCAAGGCGTTGCGTGCAGATGGCAGTGAGTTTTACACAGAAATGGGCTTTGCCTTGATTTTTAATGATCAGAATGAGGTTGTCGGTACAGTTGCGCAAGCTCGAGATATTACTGAGCGCTATGAGAAAGAGCGCACTGAACGTTTGCGTCTTCGCGAGCTGGAAAAGCAAGCTTCTGATAAAGCTTAA
- a CDS encoding thiol-disulfide oxidoreductase DCC family protein: protein MNIFSGKLIVFYDGACPVCVRDRRWYEKLEGKTENSVEWLDITGRDDELLQQGIDPDKALRELHVKDADGQVHREMAAYILLMSRVPVLKPLAWLIALPIIRPTLAWLYHRWVARRLSTRI from the coding sequence ATGAACATATTCTCGGGAAAATTGATCGTTTTTTATGATGGAGCCTGCCCTGTTTGCGTTCGCGACCGGCGCTGGTATGAAAAACTGGAAGGCAAAACAGAGAACTCCGTTGAATGGCTAGACATTACCGGACGTGATGATGAACTGCTCCAGCAAGGTATTGACCCAGACAAAGCGTTGCGCGAACTGCACGTTAAAGATGCCGATGGTCAGGTACACCGCGAAATGGCTGCTTATATCCTGCTAATGTCTCGCGTACCCGTACTCAAGCCACTAGCATGGTTGATTGCATTACCAATCATTCGCCCAACTCTAGCTTGGCTATACCATCGCTGGGTCGCGCGCAGACTTTCAACACGAATATAA
- a CDS encoding high-potential iron-sulfur protein, with the protein MPNQSRRKFIRSSLFSIAALPLGASLLSQRAFADTLVPLDTSAPQAQALNYVKVAKEASAHDSYKEGSSCASCMFFQEANNGCQLFPQNSVEPAGWCQSWVQKP; encoded by the coding sequence ATGCCTAATCAAAGTCGTCGCAAATTCATCCGCAGCAGTTTGTTTAGTATCGCAGCCTTACCTTTAGGTGCGAGCCTTCTTTCACAGCGTGCTTTCGCTGATACTCTTGTACCACTTGATACTTCAGCGCCTCAGGCGCAGGCTTTAAACTACGTCAAAGTTGCTAAAGAAGCCAGTGCACATGATTCGTATAAAGAAGGCAGTAGCTGCGCAAGCTGTATGTTCTTCCAAGAAGCCAATAATGGCTGTCAACTGTTCCCGCAAAACAGTGTTGAGCCAGCAGGTTGGTGTCAGTCTTGGGTACAGAAGCCTTAA
- the fabG gene encoding 3-oxoacyl-ACP reductase FabG: MFSLKDQVAIVTGGANGIGKGIAAVLAKAGAQVVIADIDNEAGKRAAEEMGAKFETLDVTDKVACQRVVDAVVERYGRLDILCSNTGIFPQANLDSMTLENWEEMMNVNLRSTFFMVQAVLPSMRQRNYGRIVITSSITGAVTGYPGWSHYAASKAGQLGFMRSAALECAREGITINAVMPGNIRTAGLEAQGEAYLKEMADSIPVKSLGEPEDIGHAACFLASPEARFITGQTIIVDGGQILPESFEAIL, encoded by the coding sequence ATGTTTTCACTAAAAGATCAGGTTGCGATTGTCACTGGTGGTGCTAACGGTATTGGTAAAGGAATTGCCGCAGTTCTAGCAAAGGCGGGTGCGCAGGTTGTGATTGCCGATATTGATAATGAGGCCGGCAAGCGCGCCGCTGAAGAGATGGGTGCTAAATTTGAAACGCTGGATGTGACTGATAAGGTTGCTTGTCAGCGCGTGGTTGATGCAGTCGTAGAACGTTATGGTCGTTTAGATATTCTTTGTTCCAATACGGGTATTTTTCCCCAAGCCAACCTGGACAGCATGACCTTGGAAAACTGGGAAGAAATGATGAACGTTAACCTGCGCAGCACCTTCTTTATGGTGCAGGCAGTATTGCCGAGCATGCGTCAGCGTAACTACGGCCGTATCGTCATCACGTCCTCAATCACTGGAGCTGTTACAGGTTACCCAGGCTGGTCGCACTATGCAGCGAGTAAAGCAGGGCAGTTGGGCTTTATGCGCTCTGCCGCACTGGAGTGTGCGCGAGAAGGCATTACTATCAATGCTGTAATGCCGGGCAATATCCGCACGGCAGGGCTAGAGGCGCAAGGTGAAGCTTACTTAAAGGAAATGGCGGATTCGATTCCTGTCAAAAGCTTGGGTGAGCCAGAAGATATCGGTCACGCTGCTTGCTTCTTAGCATCACCGGAAGCGCGCTTTATCACCGGCCAAACCATTATTGTTGATGGTGGCCAGATTTTACCGGAATCCTTTGAAGCGATTTTGTAA
- a CDS encoding pseudouridine synthase: MRLDRFLSEATSISRKEASKVLHREEVSVNGVVQKKGAFQVPAGAVVIYNDVPLELPGPTYLMMHKPLDCVCANDDALHRTVFSYLDLPNTDKLHTVGRLDLDTSGLLLITDDGKWSHRITSPKQQCPKVYHAWLADPLSTTDISAFAQGLQLHGETTLTAPAVLEIINEREALVHVHEGRYHQVRRMFAAVGNKVEKLHREQIGALKLDADLAPGEYRVLSAEEIALF, from the coding sequence ATGCGACTTGATCGATTTCTATCTGAAGCAACTAGCATCAGCCGTAAAGAAGCAAGCAAAGTACTGCACCGTGAAGAAGTAAGCGTCAACGGTGTTGTACAAAAAAAAGGCGCGTTTCAAGTACCTGCTGGAGCAGTGGTTATTTACAACGATGTGCCTCTGGAGCTTCCAGGCCCAACCTATCTGATGATGCACAAACCACTTGACTGTGTCTGTGCAAATGACGATGCACTACACAGAACGGTATTTTCGTATTTAGACCTGCCTAACACCGATAAGCTGCATACGGTTGGTCGGCTTGATCTTGATACTTCAGGCTTATTATTAATAACTGACGATGGCAAGTGGTCGCACCGCATCACTTCTCCCAAGCAGCAATGTCCAAAGGTCTACCATGCTTGGCTGGCCGATCCTCTTAGCACAACAGACATCAGCGCTTTTGCGCAAGGCTTGCAGTTACACGGAGAAACAACCTTAACCGCCCCAGCCGTGCTTGAAATAATTAATGAACGCGAAGCCTTAGTGCATGTGCATGAAGGCCGCTACCACCAAGTACGCCGCATGTTCGCAGCGGTAGGCAATAAAGTAGAAAAACTACATCGCGAGCAAATCGGTGCACTAAAACTCGACGCTGATCTTGCACCAGGTGAGTACCGTGTTCTTAGCGCAGAAGAAATCGCTCTATTCTAG
- a CDS encoding DsbC family protein — MQKTRLLKVGACAALLLSSSLSANEQQIDQVRERLLQIQPDLPIENVAPSAMPELYQVQIRGGRVLYVSASAEFIFQGQLLQVQDGVPVNLTEQAERKALVEQMQGLNTQEMVIFPAQSAQTSITVFTDPDCGYCQKLHSEVPELNAAGVDVRYLAFPRGGLAGPAYDSLVSVWCADDRLTAMTQAKQRKKIAQKTCRNPVEKHFALGQAIGVRGTPSIVLANGEIIPGYQPAKQLAAQALKAQQQIDQQL, encoded by the coding sequence ATGCAGAAAACTAGGTTATTAAAGGTCGGTGCATGCGCCGCGCTGCTGTTGAGTTCAAGTCTGTCGGCCAATGAGCAGCAGATTGATCAAGTGCGTGAACGCTTGCTGCAAATACAGCCTGATCTGCCTATAGAAAACGTTGCGCCCAGTGCGATGCCTGAGCTGTATCAAGTGCAGATACGCGGCGGTCGTGTTTTGTATGTGAGCGCCAGCGCTGAGTTTATTTTTCAAGGGCAGTTGCTGCAGGTGCAAGACGGTGTGCCAGTTAATTTAACTGAGCAGGCTGAGCGTAAAGCGTTGGTTGAGCAGATGCAGGGTTTAAATACCCAAGAGATGGTGATTTTTCCTGCGCAAAGCGCGCAAACTTCGATCACTGTCTTTACCGACCCCGATTGTGGTTACTGCCAGAAACTGCACAGCGAAGTACCTGAGTTAAATGCTGCAGGCGTCGATGTGCGTTACTTGGCCTTTCCGCGCGGCGGTTTAGCTGGCCCAGCCTATGACAGTTTAGTCAGTGTTTGGTGTGCAGATGACCGATTAACGGCAATGACGCAAGCTAAACAACGCAAGAAAATTGCTCAAAAAACATGTAGAAACCCCGTTGAAAAACACTTTGCTCTAGGTCAGGCGATTGGCGTGCGGGGTACACCAAGCATAGTGTTAGCCAATGGGGAAATCATTCCAGGCTACCAACCAGCGAAGCAATTGGCTGCTCAAGCATTAAAAGCTCAGCAGCAGATTGACCAACAGTTATAG
- a CDS encoding homoserine dehydrogenase gives MKPVKVGICGLGTVGGGTFNVLKRNAEEISRRAGRSIEVVQVAARSINPQCDTSTTEMTDNVFDVVNNPEIDVVVELIGGDSIAKEVVLRAIENGKHVVTANKALIAVHGNEIFARAREKGVMVGFEAAVAGGIPVIKAIREGLAANRINWLAGIINGTGNFILSEMREKGRTFEDVLQEAQALGYAEADPTFDVEGIDAAHKLTILASIAFGIPLQFEKAYTEGITQLTTADVNYAEALGYRIKHLGVARRTDLGIELRVHPTLIPADQLIANVNGVMNAVMVNGDAVGSTLYYGAGAGMEPTASSVIADIVDVARSMASEPKHQVPALAFQSDALSEHPILPIDQCESAYYLRIQAKDHPGVLAQVASIFSVRGINIQSIIQKEAEELDGSIPIILLTHRVQEQRINDAIIALEALDSVQTPVVRIRVEQLG, from the coding sequence GTGAAACCAGTAAAAGTAGGGATTTGTGGTTTAGGCACCGTTGGCGGTGGTACTTTTAATGTTCTTAAGCGTAATGCTGAAGAAATTTCTCGGCGTGCAGGCCGTTCGATTGAGGTTGTGCAAGTTGCTGCGCGCTCAATTAACCCGCAATGCGATACCAGTACCACTGAAATGACTGATAACGTTTTTGACGTTGTTAACAATCCTGAAATTGACGTGGTGGTAGAGCTGATTGGTGGCGATAGCATCGCTAAAGAAGTTGTGCTGCGCGCCATTGAAAACGGTAAACATGTGGTTACCGCCAATAAAGCATTAATTGCTGTGCACGGTAATGAGATTTTTGCCCGCGCCCGTGAAAAAGGCGTGATGGTTGGTTTTGAAGCTGCTGTTGCCGGTGGCATCCCCGTCATTAAAGCCATCCGTGAAGGTTTGGCGGCTAACCGTATTAACTGGTTGGCCGGCATTATCAACGGTACTGGTAACTTTATTCTCAGCGAAATGCGCGAGAAGGGCCGCACCTTTGAAGATGTACTGCAAGAAGCACAAGCGCTGGGTTATGCTGAAGCCGATCCAACCTTTGATGTTGAAGGCATTGATGCGGCGCATAAACTGACGATTTTAGCTTCGATTGCCTTTGGTATTCCGTTGCAGTTTGAAAAGGCCTACACCGAAGGCATTACCCAGCTGACTACTGCAGATGTGAACTACGCGGAAGCGCTGGGTTATCGCATTAAGCACTTAGGTGTCGCACGTCGTACTGATTTAGGCATTGAACTGCGTGTGCACCCAACCTTAATTCCTGCTGATCAGCTGATAGCTAACGTCAATGGCGTGATGAATGCGGTGATGGTCAATGGCGACGCTGTGGGCAGCACGCTTTACTATGGCGCGGGCGCTGGTATGGAGCCAACCGCATCTTCAGTGATTGCAGATATTGTTGATGTGGCGCGTTCTATGGCCTCTGAGCCCAAGCATCAGGTGCCGGCCTTGGCGTTCCAATCCGATGCCTTGTCTGAGCATCCGATTCTGCCGATTGATCAGTGCGAAAGCGCGTACTACCTGCGCATTCAAGCCAAGGATCACCCTGGCGTGTTAGCGCAAGTGGCGAGTATTTTCTCGGTACGCGGGATTAATATTCAGTCCATTATACAAAAAGAAGCAGAAGAGCTGGATGGCTCTATTCCTATCATTCTGCTGACCCACCGTGTGCAAGAGCAGCGTATTAATGATGCTATTATTGCTTTAGAAGCCTTAGATTCCGTGCAGACGCCAGTTGTGCGAATCCGTGTTGAACAGTTGGGTTAA
- the thrC gene encoding threonine synthase: MRYISTRGQAPALNFEDVLLAGLASDGGLYVPENLPRFTVEEIASWADLPYHELAFRVMRPFVAGCIDDADFKTILKDTYGVFEHSAVAPLRQLHGNEWVMELFHGPTLAFKDFALQLLGRLLDHFLTKRNERVVIMGATSGDTGSAAIEGCRRCENVDIFILHPHQRVSEVQRRQMTSALSDNIHNIAIEGNFDDCQEMVKASFADQSFLKGTRLVAVNSINWARIMAQIVYYFHAAIQLGGPQRSIAFSVPTGNFGDIFAGYLARNMGLPINQLIVATNRNDILHRFMSGNRYDKDTLHPTLSPSMDIMVSSNFERLLFDMHGRDGAKVAELMDHFRATGEMSVTDERWTETRKLFDSLAVDDEQTCATIAQVYQETGELLDPHTAIGVHAARECRRSLATPMVTLGTAHPVKFPEAVEKAVPDASPRLPAHMADLFEREERCTVLANDLAVVQSFVSQHGNRGKPL; the protein is encoded by the coding sequence ATGCGTTATATAAGCACGCGCGGCCAAGCCCCCGCGTTGAATTTTGAAGATGTATTGTTAGCCGGTTTAGCCAGCGATGGCGGCTTGTATGTGCCAGAAAACTTACCGCGTTTTACCGTGGAAGAGATCGCCTCTTGGGCTGATTTGCCGTATCACGAATTAGCTTTTCGGGTGATGCGCCCCTTTGTTGCCGGCTGCATTGACGATGCTGATTTTAAAACGATTCTAAAAGACACCTACGGCGTGTTTGAGCACAGCGCGGTTGCGCCTTTGCGTCAATTGCATGGCAATGAGTGGGTGATGGAGCTATTCCACGGCCCGACCTTAGCCTTTAAAGACTTTGCTTTGCAGTTGCTCGGCCGTTTATTAGATCACTTCCTCACTAAGCGTAATGAGCGTGTAGTGATTATGGGGGCGACCTCTGGTGATACCGGTTCAGCGGCGATTGAAGGCTGTCGTCGTTGTGAGAATGTCGATATTTTTATTCTGCATCCGCATCAGCGCGTGTCGGAAGTACAGCGTCGACAAATGACCAGCGCCTTGAGCGATAACATTCACAATATTGCCATTGAAGGTAACTTTGATGATTGCCAAGAGATGGTCAAAGCCAGCTTTGCTGATCAGTCGTTCCTGAAGGGTACGCGTTTAGTGGCGGTAAACTCGATCAACTGGGCGCGCATCATGGCGCAGATCGTGTATTACTTCCATGCGGCGATTCAACTGGGTGGGCCGCAGCGTTCGATTGCCTTCTCAGTGCCAACTGGGAACTTTGGCGATATCTTTGCCGGCTACTTAGCGCGCAATATGGGCCTGCCGATTAATCAGCTGATTGTTGCCACCAACCGCAATGATATCTTGCACCGCTTTATGAGTGGTAACCGTTACGATAAAGATACCTTGCATCCAACCCTGTCACCGTCGATGGATATTATGGTGTCGTCCAACTTTGAGCGTTTGCTGTTTGATATGCATGGTCGAGATGGCGCTAAAGTGGCAGAGTTGATGGATCATTTCCGCGCCACGGGCGAGATGAGTGTGACCGATGAACGCTGGACCGAGACCCGCAAGCTGTTTGATTCATTAGCCGTGGATGATGAGCAAACCTGTGCCACTATCGCGCAAGTCTATCAAGAGACCGGTGAGCTGCTTGATCCGCATACCGCGATTGGCGTGCACGCTGCCCGTGAGTGCCGTCGTAGCCTGGCAACACCGATGGTTACACTGGGTACTGCGCATCCGGTTAAGTTCCCTGAGGCAGTCGAGAAGGCAGTACCTGATGCCAGCCCGCGTCTGCCAGCGCATATGGCTGATCTGTTTGAGCGTGAAGAGCGTTGCACAGTGCTAGCCAATGATTTAGCTGTCGTGCAGAGCTTCGTCAGTCAGCATGGTAACCGCGGTAAACCTTTGTAA
- a CDS encoding FAD-binding dehydrogenase — protein sequence MSDFAYKADTLVIGAGLAGICTALELLNNGRSVLLLDACEQQRFGGQAKEAFGGMLLNNTPEQRRNGIADSSELFWQDWQQAAQFQPNSQWAQGWAQAYCEYNRSEIYDWLQGYGIGFFPVVQWPERGNYADGNSLPRYHIAWGCGQGVVRSLVQQLLEHANAKRLRCLFLHKVKALDYCDGRVVGCQGEQPDGGFAVQADNTVICTGGINGNLDKVREHWDPVYGAPPDNLLSGAHPSADGALHDCVQAIGGQVGNLHYMWNYAAGIAHPQPQFPQHGLSLIPPRSALWMDCYGRRIGPKPMVTGFDTHDLCKITGHLPQQYTWQIMNKRIADKELAISGSDSNPHFRDQKLLQVIWQTLRGNAQQTQWLLDHCPDVVSGNSLDELAVQMQRIAPEVALEVTGMGADIARYDAMLKGPHGLHNDDQIRRIQQLRQWRGDRARTCKLQPIIDRKQMPLIAIRLRLISRKSMGGMLTDLNSRVLNAQGVPIAGLYAAGEAAGFGGAGISGGRSLEGTFLSNCVFNGRRAARSIVAG from the coding sequence ATGAGTGACTTTGCTTATAAAGCAGATACCTTGGTGATCGGCGCTGGATTGGCGGGTATCTGCACGGCTTTAGAATTATTAAATAATGGCCGCTCAGTGTTGTTGCTGGATGCCTGTGAGCAGCAGCGTTTTGGTGGGCAGGCGAAAGAAGCCTTTGGCGGTATGTTGCTCAATAACACCCCAGAGCAGCGACGCAATGGCATAGCTGATTCGAGTGAATTGTTTTGGCAGGACTGGCAGCAGGCAGCGCAATTTCAGCCAAACAGTCAGTGGGCGCAGGGTTGGGCGCAGGCCTATTGCGAATATAATCGTAGTGAAATTTATGACTGGCTGCAGGGTTACGGCATTGGCTTCTTTCCTGTTGTGCAATGGCCTGAGCGAGGCAATTACGCTGATGGCAATTCGCTGCCGCGGTACCATATTGCTTGGGGCTGCGGACAGGGTGTCGTCCGCAGTCTCGTTCAGCAGCTACTAGAACACGCTAATGCTAAGCGCTTGCGCTGTCTGTTTTTGCATAAAGTAAAAGCTTTAGATTATTGTGATGGTCGTGTTGTGGGTTGTCAGGGGGAGCAACCTGATGGTGGCTTTGCGGTGCAGGCTGATAACACTGTGATTTGCACTGGCGGCATTAATGGCAACTTGGACAAGGTGCGCGAGCACTGGGATCCAGTGTACGGTGCGCCGCCCGATAATTTACTCAGCGGTGCGCATCCCAGTGCTGATGGCGCACTGCATGATTGTGTGCAGGCTATAGGCGGGCAGGTTGGCAATTTGCATTATATGTGGAACTACGCCGCCGGCATTGCCCATCCGCAGCCACAGTTCCCACAGCATGGCTTGAGTTTAATACCGCCACGCTCGGCGTTGTGGATGGATTGTTATGGTCGACGTATTGGTCCGAAACCCATGGTGACCGGCTTTGATACCCATGATTTATGTAAAATCACAGGTCATTTGCCGCAGCAATATACTTGGCAAATTATGAATAAACGTATCGCCGATAAAGAGCTGGCGATTTCTGGCAGTGATAGCAATCCTCACTTTCGCGATCAAAAACTGCTACAGGTCATCTGGCAAACCTTGCGTGGTAATGCTCAGCAAACCCAGTGGTTGCTTGATCATTGCCCTGATGTGGTTAGCGGCAATAGCTTGGATGAGTTGGCCGTACAGATGCAGCGTATTGCTCCAGAGGTAGCGCTGGAAGTGACTGGTATGGGTGCCGATATCGCGCGCTATGATGCCATGCTCAAGGGGCCGCACGGCTTACACAATGATGATCAAATTCGCCGCATTCAGCAGTTACGCCAGTGGCGTGGCGATCGTGCACGCACTTGTAAATTACAGCCTATTATTGATCGTAAACAGATGCCATTGATCGCCATTCGTTTGCGCTTAATCAGTCGCAAAAGCATGGGCGGTATGCTGACTGATCTCAATTCACGGGTGCTGAATGCGCAAGGTGTGCCGATTGCCGGGCTGTATGCTGCAGGAGAAGCGGCTGGTTTTGGTGGTGCGGGGATTTCTGGGGGGCGTTCGTTAGAGGGTACTTTTTTATCCAACTGTGTTTTTAATGGTCGCCGCGCAGCACGCAGCATTGTCGCCGGTTAA